A portion of the Hymenobacter gelipurpurascens genome contains these proteins:
- the panC gene encoding pantoate--beta-alanine ligase has translation MQILQTAAALHAQTETWRREGYRIGLVPTMGALHEGHLQLVRAAAQECDVVVVSIFVNPTQFNNADDFRLYPRLPEVDAELLVPAGCTALFLPSVEEMYPRPTVLQFDFGSLERVMEGAHRPGHFNGVATVVSKLFHLSRPHRAYFGQKDLQQVTIVRQLIHDLSFDLELVAFPTIREADGLAMSSRNRRLTPEARAVAPVLHQALQYGEQLIRQGRHSPQEVQAATVAVLGQEPAIALEYLELADAETLQPLTQWQPGRDVALCLAAHLAGVRLIDNIVVKSS, from the coding sequence ATGCAGATACTGCAAACGGCTGCCGCGTTGCATGCTCAAACTGAAACTTGGCGTCGAGAAGGATATCGTATCGGACTGGTACCTACAATGGGTGCTCTGCATGAGGGCCACCTGCAACTGGTACGCGCTGCTGCTCAGGAGTGTGACGTAGTGGTAGTCAGTATTTTCGTGAACCCTACGCAGTTCAATAACGCCGATGACTTTCGGTTGTACCCTCGCCTTCCGGAGGTTGATGCGGAGCTTTTGGTCCCCGCCGGCTGCACGGCTTTGTTTCTGCCCTCGGTGGAGGAAATGTATCCTAGGCCTACCGTGCTACAGTTCGACTTCGGTAGCCTGGAGCGCGTAATGGAGGGAGCTCATCGGCCGGGCCACTTCAATGGGGTAGCCACGGTGGTAAGCAAGCTATTTCACCTGAGCCGCCCACATCGTGCCTATTTCGGGCAAAAGGACTTGCAGCAGGTAACTATTGTGCGTCAGCTCATTCATGATTTGTCCTTTGACCTAGAGCTGGTGGCTTTTCCAACTATTCGGGAGGCGGATGGGCTGGCCATGTCGTCACGCAACCGCCGCCTCACGCCCGAGGCCCGTGCCGTGGCGCCCGTGCTTCATCAGGCGCTGCAGTATGGCGAGCAACTGATTCGGCAAGGGAGACATTCGCCGCAGGAAGTCCAAGCGGCTACTGTGGCTGTGCTAGGCCAGGAGCCGGCCATTGCATTAGAGTATCTGGAGCTGGCCGATGCGGAAACTCTACAGCCCCTGACCCAATGGCAGCCTGGCCGAGACGTGGCCTTGTGCCTAGCAGCGCATCTGGCAGGGGTACGTCTGATTGATAACATCGTGGTGAAAAGCTCCTAG
- the panD gene encoding aspartate 1-decarboxylase, translating to MHIEVLKSKIHRVKVTQAELHYVGSITIDEDLLDAANMVENEKVTIVNINNGERFETYTIRGERGTGMICLNGPAARRVAVGDIIIIISYGLVDFAEARAHKPTIIFPDQHNRLG from the coding sequence ATGCATATAGAGGTTCTCAAGTCCAAGATCCACCGCGTAAAAGTTACGCAGGCAGAGCTGCACTACGTTGGTAGCATCACAATTGATGAGGACCTGCTGGATGCCGCGAACATGGTAGAAAACGAAAAGGTAACTATTGTCAATATCAACAATGGGGAGCGTTTCGAAACCTACACCATTCGGGGAGAGCGGGGCACGGGCATGATTTGCCTGAATGGGCCCGCTGCCCGCCGCGTAGCCGTGGGGGATATCATCATCATTATCTCCTACGGGCTGGTTGATTTCGCCGAAGCCCGTGCCCATAAGCCCACCATTATCTTCCCCGATCAACATAACCGATTAGGATAA
- a CDS encoding lysylphosphatidylglycerol synthase transmembrane domain-containing protein: MKQLLNVLKYGLLLSVSGLLMWYAIQGQDLSRIGQHVREANYSWLAITMVLSALGYFSRAFRWKMQLDPTGSKATYWDVYHAMMVGYLANLVLPRMGEVIRCSVLRRTSGVPVQVALGTVVTERVIDVLMLLGLLGATLLLDFNTFWTFVTDKILGGRYDSLARNRTPLLVAGLIGLVLLVGVAYALFRNLERLRQNALFNKAVSFVKGLLAGVFSVLKLKNKSLFLLHTFFTWGVYYLMDYLAFFCFPATYNLDMRAGLAVLTFGAFGMAAPVAGGIGPFHVMVQSILLAYGISKEAGIAYALVVHGSQTLLVVLMGGISFVASMVKSGQVARSKAAADLAVALPADVE, from the coding sequence GTGAAGCAACTTCTAAACGTTCTTAAGTACGGGCTGCTGCTGTCAGTTTCCGGTCTGTTGATGTGGTATGCCATACAGGGGCAGGACCTGAGTCGGATTGGGCAACATGTGCGGGAAGCCAACTATTCCTGGCTGGCCATAACCATGGTACTTTCGGCGCTAGGGTACTTCAGCCGGGCTTTCCGCTGGAAAATGCAGCTTGATCCTACGGGCTCTAAAGCAACCTATTGGGATGTCTACCACGCCATGATGGTGGGCTATCTGGCCAACCTAGTGCTGCCACGCATGGGGGAGGTCATCCGGTGTTCGGTGCTGCGCCGTACGAGCGGAGTGCCGGTACAGGTGGCGTTGGGTACCGTCGTGACGGAGCGGGTAATTGATGTGCTCATGCTGCTAGGCCTGTTAGGAGCAACCCTATTGCTGGATTTCAATACCTTCTGGACTTTCGTAACCGATAAGATTCTGGGCGGCCGCTATGATTCCCTGGCCCGTAATCGTACACCTCTGCTTGTAGCGGGCCTGATTGGGCTGGTGCTGTTGGTGGGAGTTGCCTACGCCCTGTTCCGTAATCTGGAAAGGCTGCGCCAGAATGCCTTGTTTAATAAAGCAGTGTCGTTCGTGAAAGGACTGCTGGCTGGCGTATTCAGTGTGCTGAAGCTGAAAAACAAAAGCCTGTTTCTGCTGCATACCTTCTTCACCTGGGGGGTATATTACCTGATGGATTACCTGGCTTTCTTCTGCTTTCCTGCTACCTATAACCTGGATATGCGTGCTGGTTTGGCCGTGCTCACGTTTGGGGCCTTTGGCATGGCGGCACCGGTAGCGGGTGGTATCGGGCCGTTCCACGTGATGGTGCAGAGCATTTTACTGGCCTACGGCATCAGCAAAGAAGCCGGCATTGCGTATGCACTGGTGGTGCATGGTTCCCAGACGCTGTTGGTGGTGCTGATGGGCGGCATCAGCTTCGTAGCCAGCATGGTAAAATCAGGCCAAGTAGCGCGTAGCAAAGCTGCCGCAGATCTGGCCGTAGCCTTGCCTGCCGATGTGGAGTAA
- the rfaE2 gene encoding D-glycero-beta-D-manno-heptose 1-phosphate adenylyltransferase: MWSKDKIMPLEPLLALVADWKSQGQRVVFTNGCFDLLHLGHVDYLEKARHLGDRLVVGLNTDASVSCLKPGRPLQDEVSRARVLASLLFVDAVVLFDEQTPLALIEAVLPDILVKGDDYAISGIVGHEVVLQNGGQVLTVPLVAGYSTTRIVERIQALLTS; encoded by the coding sequence ATGTGGAGTAAAGACAAAATAATGCCGCTGGAACCATTGCTGGCTCTTGTAGCCGACTGGAAAAGCCAGGGCCAGCGGGTGGTTTTCACCAATGGCTGCTTCGACCTGTTGCACCTAGGCCACGTTGATTACCTAGAGAAGGCCCGCCACCTCGGCGACCGGCTGGTGGTAGGCCTCAATACAGATGCTTCGGTAAGCTGTCTGAAGCCAGGCCGACCTTTGCAGGACGAAGTGTCACGGGCCAGAGTATTGGCCTCCCTTTTGTTTGTGGATGCGGTAGTACTCTTCGATGAGCAAACGCCGTTGGCCCTGATTGAAGCCGTATTGCCCGATATCCTGGTGAAAGGCGACGACTATGCAATCAGTGGAATTGTGGGACACGAAGTGGTGTTACAAAACGGCGGGCAGGTCCTGACCGTACCACTCGTAGCCGGCTACAGCACGACGCGCATCGTCGAGCGTATCCAGGCACTTCTCACTTCCTAA
- a CDS encoding zinc metallopeptidase, with translation MYTSMNPAYIIVLLTMLASWLIQRRLQSKFEQYSQVGLQSNLSGKQIAELMLADHGITDVRVISTEGRLTDHYNPADKTVNLSEAVYADRSAAAAAVAAHECGHAVQHATAYAALQFRSALVPALSAVSKFMPILLFLGVIMLNNTPLPLAAGVALFALTTLFSFITLPVEFDASKRALAWIDRRGIVTPQEHAMAKDALKWAAMTYVIAAIGSLATLLYYASFLMGRRRD, from the coding sequence ATGTACACTTCAATGAACCCGGCCTACATCATCGTTCTACTGACGATGCTGGCTAGCTGGCTCATTCAGCGCCGCTTGCAAAGCAAGTTCGAGCAATACTCGCAGGTAGGCCTACAGTCAAACCTCTCCGGTAAGCAGATTGCCGAGCTGATGCTGGCCGACCACGGCATTACCGATGTGCGCGTTATTTCTACCGAAGGCCGCCTCACCGACCACTACAACCCGGCCGACAAAACCGTGAACCTAAGCGAAGCGGTGTATGCAGACCGCTCTGCTGCGGCGGCGGCCGTAGCAGCCCACGAGTGCGGCCATGCAGTACAGCATGCCACGGCCTACGCGGCGCTGCAGTTTCGCTCGGCCTTGGTTCCGGCGCTAAGCGCTGTGTCGAAGTTCATGCCCATTCTGTTGTTTCTGGGCGTGATTATGCTCAACAATACGCCGCTTCCCCTGGCCGCCGGTGTGGCGCTGTTTGCTCTCACTACGCTCTTTAGCTTTATAACCCTGCCCGTAGAGTTTGACGCTTCCAAGCGGGCGCTGGCCTGGATTGACCGGCGCGGTATCGTGACTCCCCAGGAGCATGCTATGGCCAAGGATGCGCTAAAATGGGCTGCCATGACCTACGTAATTGCGGCTATTGGCTCCCTAGCGACGCTGCTGTATTATGCGTCTTTCCTGATGGGCCGTCGTCGCGACTAA